A single genomic interval of Tsukamurella paurometabola harbors:
- a CDS encoding metal-sensitive transcriptional regulator, with amino-acid sequence MTTDAGHAHHHGYMSDKDEYLKRLRRIEGQARGLQRMVEEEKYCIDILTQVSAMTKALQAVGLGLLEDHMSHCVVDAARSGDEAETAAKIKEASDAIARFTR; translated from the coding sequence ATGACGACCGACGCGGGCCACGCGCACCACCACGGCTACATGTCCGATAAGGACGAGTACCTCAAGCGGCTGCGCCGCATCGAGGGCCAGGCCCGGGGCCTGCAGCGGATGGTCGAGGAGGAGAAGTACTGCATCGACATCCTGACGCAGGTCTCCGCCATGACCAAGGCGTTGCAGGCTGTCGGGCTGGGCCTGCTCGAGGACCACATGAGCCACTGCGTCGTGGACGCCGCCCGCTCGGGCGACGAGGCCGAGACCGCGGCCAAGATCAAGGAGGCGTCCGACGCGATCGCCCGGTTCACCCGCTGA
- the zapE gene encoding cell division protein ZapE, with product MTLHLVDRNPTVTPEQMVEQLVPPEMFSEVSFDSYIPDPNEPTQAAAVQTGRAFVADVVKLTKQRTKKGLFGRKSTPPHGVGLYLDGGFGVGKTHLLASIFHSVPSPKSFGTFVEYTHLVGALGFNQCVEYLANHSVICIDEFELDDPGDTMVMSRLLTELAARGVSIVATSNTLPGQLGEGRFAAQDFLREINKLSSVFQSVRVDGPDYRHRDLPPAPDPLTDEELVAIAEADPTATLDDFDALSEHLSKLHPSRYKQLVEGISKVCIRGVHPAENQTVALRIVVLADRLYDAGIPVLVSGAKLDEIFTPEMLAGGYRKKYLRATSRLLALSRFASADAT from the coding sequence ATGACGCTGCATCTCGTGGACCGCAACCCGACGGTGACGCCCGAGCAGATGGTGGAGCAGCTCGTTCCGCCGGAGATGTTCAGCGAGGTCAGCTTCGACAGCTACATCCCCGACCCGAACGAGCCCACCCAGGCCGCCGCGGTCCAGACGGGCCGCGCCTTCGTCGCCGACGTCGTCAAGCTCACCAAGCAGCGGACCAAGAAGGGCCTGTTCGGCCGCAAGAGCACCCCGCCGCACGGCGTGGGCCTCTACCTCGACGGCGGCTTCGGTGTGGGAAAGACCCACCTCCTGGCGTCGATCTTCCACAGCGTCCCGTCGCCGAAGTCCTTCGGCACCTTCGTCGAGTACACCCACCTCGTCGGCGCCCTCGGCTTCAACCAGTGCGTCGAGTACCTGGCGAACCACAGCGTGATCTGCATCGACGAGTTCGAGTTGGACGATCCGGGCGACACGATGGTGATGTCGCGCCTGCTTACGGAGCTGGCTGCCCGCGGCGTGTCCATCGTTGCGACGTCGAACACGCTGCCCGGCCAGCTGGGCGAGGGCCGGTTCGCCGCGCAGGACTTCCTCCGCGAGATCAACAAGCTCAGCTCGGTCTTCCAGTCGGTCCGTGTCGACGGTCCCGACTACCGCCACCGCGACCTGCCGCCGGCTCCGGACCCCCTCACGGACGAGGAGCTGGTCGCGATCGCCGAGGCCGACCCGACGGCGACCCTCGACGACTTCGACGCGCTGTCCGAGCACCTGTCGAAGCTGCACCCGTCGCGGTACAAGCAACTGGTCGAGGGCATTTCCAAGGTCTGCATCCGGGGCGTGCATCCGGCCGAGAACCAGACCGTCGCGCTGCGCATCGTCGTGCTCGCGGACCGGCTCTACGACGCCGGGATCCCCGTGCTCGTCTCGGGCGCCAAGCTCGACGAGATCTTCACGCCGGAGATGCTCGCCGGCGGGTACCGCAAGAAGTACCTGCGCGCCACGTCGCGCCTGCTCGCCCTGTCGCGGTTCGCGTCCGCCGACGCGACATAG
- a CDS encoding dihydrofolate reductase family protein, protein MIEQLPADDAALARAYAHPVVDGRPYVRANMISSLDGSSTAAGRSGGLGGDGDRRVFRALRAGADVVLVGAATVRDEDYGTPERPALAIVTRGGVPRTARLYPPSGAEPLVYSGHGESVDLHEVLDDLYARGHRRVLAEGGPGVLGALLAAGLVDELCLTVAPVLAGGDGKRIVTGPDLPLDRWRRRMVLGDDEGYLYTRWAR, encoded by the coding sequence GTGATCGAGCAGCTCCCGGCGGACGATGCCGCCCTCGCCCGCGCCTACGCCCACCCCGTGGTCGACGGGCGCCCGTACGTGCGCGCGAACATGATCAGCTCCCTCGACGGATCGTCGACCGCGGCGGGCAGGTCCGGCGGCCTGGGCGGGGACGGCGACCGGCGAGTGTTCCGGGCCCTGCGCGCCGGGGCCGACGTGGTACTCGTCGGAGCGGCGACGGTGCGCGACGAGGACTACGGCACGCCCGAGCGCCCCGCTCTGGCGATCGTGACCCGCGGCGGCGTCCCCCGCACCGCCCGTCTCTATCCGCCGAGCGGGGCCGAGCCGCTCGTCTACTCGGGGCACGGCGAATCCGTGGACCTGCACGAAGTGCTCGACGACCTCTACGCGCGCGGGCACCGCCGGGTGCTCGCCGAGGGCGGCCCCGGTGTCCTCGGCGCGCTGCTCGCGGCGGGCCTCGTCGACGAGCTGTGCCTGACCGTCGCACCGGTGCTCGCCGGCGGCGACGGCAAGCGGATCGTCACCGGCCCCGACCTGCCGCTCGACCGGTGGCGGCGCCGCATGGTGCTGGGCGACGACGAGGGCTACCTCTACACCCGCTGGGCACGCTGA
- a CDS encoding alpha/beta fold hydrolase — MPHARTRALAAAGIVVGAVVAVAACAPAPAPTPDYVTDFGKGGGAPSSADTAPKGPEWKASAKDPLAWEDCTSRVADRYGTPPAGNATLQCATLTVGVGQSDAFLKLSVTRARVPGTPDTAAPLVLVGGTEFTGQRALATLAATDSPVLANRPVVAVERRGIGSSGALTCRTPDEQSLLRSGGSPGQSLESRVAKVGEAAQKAATTCGDAYADAVSDFTATAAADDLEKLRTTWDVPALGLLAVGDGSTTALAYAAEHPKQVARLVLDSPVRYGGTELQRAEDAARGTSATVDAFAAQCGPTCPLGADPAAAVRSIIDAAGAGRLGGFTDSDVRRAVVVTLGIGPGDRDARISRLASALAGARSGDPSPLRALLRTADEALGTDGQFIGRCSDAVTKASPDQILASARAWGPQYRLGAATALDLGTCSAWPTMAAPPKLTDLGVKSVVATSAADPFTARTALDTLTGQLTVVGAQPSAVTWAGIGDGAVVRSSCVQKSLLGYLDKLDAPSTRACPA; from the coding sequence ATGCCCCACGCGCGCACCCGAGCCCTCGCCGCCGCCGGGATCGTGGTCGGTGCCGTCGTCGCCGTCGCCGCCTGCGCGCCGGCCCCGGCGCCCACCCCCGATTACGTCACCGACTTCGGGAAGGGCGGTGGAGCACCGTCCTCCGCGGACACCGCACCGAAGGGACCCGAGTGGAAGGCCTCCGCCAAGGACCCGCTCGCCTGGGAGGACTGCACGAGCCGGGTCGCGGACCGGTACGGCACTCCGCCGGCCGGGAACGCCACCCTGCAGTGCGCCACGCTCACGGTCGGGGTCGGGCAGAGCGATGCCTTCCTCAAGCTCTCGGTGACCAGGGCGCGGGTGCCCGGCACGCCCGACACGGCCGCACCGCTCGTCCTGGTGGGCGGGACCGAGTTCACCGGCCAGCGCGCGCTCGCCACGCTCGCGGCCACCGACAGCCCCGTACTCGCGAACCGGCCGGTTGTCGCCGTCGAGCGCCGCGGCATCGGCTCGTCGGGCGCGCTCACCTGCCGTACTCCGGACGAGCAGTCGCTGCTGCGCAGCGGCGGCAGCCCGGGCCAGAGCCTCGAGAGCCGCGTCGCGAAGGTCGGCGAAGCCGCGCAGAAGGCCGCGACCACCTGCGGCGATGCCTATGCCGACGCGGTCTCCGACTTCACCGCTACCGCCGCGGCCGACGACCTCGAGAAGTTGCGCACCACGTGGGACGTGCCCGCGTTGGGCCTCCTCGCCGTCGGGGACGGTTCGACGACCGCCCTGGCGTACGCCGCGGAACACCCGAAGCAGGTCGCGCGGCTCGTCCTCGACTCCCCCGTCCGCTACGGCGGGACCGAGCTGCAGCGTGCCGAGGACGCGGCGCGGGGCACCTCCGCCACCGTCGACGCGTTCGCCGCGCAGTGCGGTCCCACCTGCCCTCTCGGCGCCGATCCCGCAGCGGCGGTGCGCTCGATCATCGACGCCGCCGGCGCGGGCCGGCTGGGCGGGTTCACGGACTCCGACGTCCGACGGGCCGTGGTCGTCACCCTGGGCATCGGCCCGGGCGACCGGGACGCCCGTATCTCTCGCCTCGCGAGCGCGCTGGCGGGAGCCCGGTCCGGGGACCCGAGCCCGCTCCGCGCGCTGCTCCGCACGGCCGACGAGGCCCTCGGCACCGACGGGCAGTTCATCGGCCGGTGTTCGGACGCCGTGACCAAGGCCTCGCCCGATCAGATCCTCGCGTCCGCCCGTGCGTGGGGGCCGCAGTACCGGCTCGGGGCGGCCACCGCACTCGACCTCGGCACGTGTTCGGCGTGGCCCACGATGGCTGCGCCGCCGAAGCTCACCGACCTCGGCGTGAAGTCGGTGGTCGCCACGTCCGCCGCCGATCCGTTCACCGCACGCACCGCCCTCGACACCCTGACCGGTCAGCTCACGGTGGTCGGGGCGCAGCCCTCGGCCGTCACCTGGGCGGGGATCGGCGACGGTGCCGTCGTCCGCTCGTCGTGCGTGCAGAAGTCGCTGCTCGGGTACCTGGACAAGCTCGACGCCCCGTCGACCCGGGCCTGCCCCGCGTGA
- a CDS encoding glycosyltransferase family 87 protein, whose protein sequence is MKSDPGLVVKAILWPLALLTLLQRLIILVPNGNKTDDFTTVYAAAVRFLRHQPVYTENYDTVDPHYLYPPSGTLLMAPFGYFDPETARYIFVGLSAVALLLALYILLRMFGYGLNSVVAPVVLFFAVTTEAVTSTLVYTNFNCFVLLAEVTAMALLLKRKDLWAGVPLGLSFAVKPLLAVMLLLIVVNRQWKALISAVGIPVVLMGAGMLLSADRMEFFHKTLPYLSGARDYYNSSIAGNGQYFGLPPWLDYFLRAAVVVMAAVTLWLLWKFYRRSNELLWLATSTGTLLTASWLVGSLGQGYYSMLLFPMLMTVVYRSSVMGNWVSWVAVYGFLSYDNWLSGKWPAFGRSLAYLKCTLGWSLLIVVPFCVLLFRYLDAKAENRLDDGIDRPLAPEEEPGKHELAPTAARG, encoded by the coding sequence ATGAAGTCCGATCCCGGTCTCGTGGTCAAGGCCATCCTGTGGCCGCTCGCCCTGCTCACACTGCTGCAGCGGCTGATCATCCTGGTCCCCAACGGGAACAAGACCGACGATTTCACCACGGTGTACGCGGCGGCGGTGCGGTTCCTGCGGCACCAGCCGGTGTACACCGAGAACTACGACACCGTTGATCCGCACTACCTGTACCCGCCGTCGGGCACCCTGCTCATGGCGCCGTTCGGCTATTTCGACCCGGAGACGGCGCGATACATCTTCGTCGGGCTGAGCGCCGTCGCGCTGCTGCTCGCCCTCTACATCCTGCTCCGGATGTTCGGCTACGGCCTGAACTCCGTGGTCGCGCCCGTGGTGCTGTTCTTCGCGGTGACGACCGAGGCGGTCACCAGCACGCTCGTCTACACGAACTTCAACTGCTTCGTGCTGCTGGCCGAAGTGACCGCGATGGCGCTGTTGCTCAAGCGGAAGGACCTGTGGGCCGGCGTCCCCCTCGGCCTGTCCTTCGCGGTCAAACCGCTCCTCGCGGTAATGCTGTTGCTGATCGTCGTGAACCGGCAGTGGAAGGCGCTGATCTCCGCCGTCGGCATCCCCGTCGTGCTCATGGGAGCAGGCATGCTCCTCTCCGCGGACCGCATGGAGTTCTTCCACAAGACACTCCCGTACCTCAGCGGTGCGCGTGACTACTACAACAGCTCTATCGCCGGGAACGGCCAATACTTCGGCCTGCCGCCATGGCTGGACTACTTCCTCCGCGCCGCCGTGGTCGTCATGGCCGCGGTCACGCTGTGGTTGCTCTGGAAGTTCTACCGTCGGAGCAACGAGCTGCTGTGGCTCGCGACCTCGACCGGCACCCTCCTGACGGCGTCGTGGCTCGTCGGCTCGTTGGGCCAGGGGTACTACTCGATGCTCCTGTTCCCCATGCTGATGACGGTGGTCTACCGCAGTTCGGTGATGGGCAACTGGGTGTCCTGGGTCGCGGTGTACGGGTTCCTGAGTTACGACAACTGGCTCTCCGGCAAGTGGCCCGCGTTCGGGCGGTCGCTGGCGTACCTCAAATGCACCCTCGGCTGGTCACTGCTCATCGTCGTGCCGTTCTGCGTACTGCTCTTCCGGTACCTCGACGCGAAGGCCGAGAACCGACTCGACGACGGCATCGACCGTCCGCTCGCGCCGGAGGAGGAGCCCGGCAAGCACGAGCTGGCACCAACCGCCGCGCGCGGTTAG
- the msrB gene encoding peptide-methionine (R)-S-oxide reductase MsrB, whose translation MSEASSPKPKLQLSDSEWRQRLTAPEFRVLRQAGTEAPFTGEYTDTTTAGVYRCRACGEELFRSDTKFESHCGWPSFFSPLAGDKIIERVDTSLGMRRVEVLCANCGSHLGHVFEGEGYDTPTDLRYCINSISMRLEPDDAS comes from the coding sequence ATGAGTGAGGCCAGTTCTCCCAAGCCCAAACTGCAGCTGAGCGATTCGGAGTGGCGGCAACGCCTCACCGCGCCCGAGTTCCGCGTCCTGCGGCAGGCGGGCACCGAGGCGCCGTTCACCGGCGAGTACACCGACACCACGACGGCGGGCGTCTACCGCTGCCGCGCCTGCGGCGAAGAACTGTTCCGCTCGGACACGAAGTTCGAATCGCACTGCGGCTGGCCGTCGTTCTTCTCGCCGCTCGCGGGCGACAAGATCATCGAGCGGGTCGACACCTCGCTCGGCATGCGCCGTGTCGAGGTGCTGTGCGCCAACTGCGGCAGCCACCTCGGCCACGTCTTCGAGGGTGAGGGTTACGACACCCCCACCGACCTCCGCTACTGCATCAACAGCATCTCCATGCGCCTGGAACCCGACGACGCTTCCTGA
- the hemQ gene encoding hydrogen peroxide-dependent heme synthase: MAKLDYAELNSTVRYLMFSVFAITPGELGDDEQRNAAATEAEAFLAKIQEGDLVVRGVYNVAGMRADADYMIWWHAEKLEDLQAAYNDFRRSTSLGRASRPVWSNSALHRPAEFNKSHIPAFLAGEDPGAYICVYPFVRSLEWYLLPDEERRKMLADHGRAARGYPDVRANTVPAFALGDYEWLLAFEAPEMHRIVDLMRDLRATDARRHTREETPFFSGPRVGVRELVTALP, encoded by the coding sequence ATGGCCAAACTGGATTACGCAGAGCTCAATTCGACGGTCCGCTACCTCATGTTCTCGGTGTTCGCGATCACGCCGGGCGAGCTGGGCGACGATGAGCAGCGGAACGCCGCGGCCACCGAGGCCGAGGCGTTCCTCGCGAAGATCCAGGAGGGTGACCTGGTGGTTCGCGGCGTCTACAACGTCGCGGGCATGCGGGCCGACGCCGACTACATGATCTGGTGGCACGCCGAGAAGCTCGAGGACCTGCAGGCCGCGTACAACGACTTCCGGCGCAGCACGAGTCTGGGCCGCGCGAGCCGGCCCGTCTGGTCGAACTCCGCGCTGCACCGCCCCGCGGAGTTCAACAAGAGCCACATCCCCGCCTTCCTGGCGGGGGAGGACCCGGGCGCGTACATCTGCGTCTACCCCTTCGTGCGGAGCCTCGAGTGGTATCTCCTGCCGGACGAGGAGCGCCGCAAGATGCTCGCCGACCACGGCCGTGCCGCCCGCGGCTACCCCGACGTCCGCGCGAACACCGTGCCCGCGTTCGCGCTCGGCGACTACGAGTGGCTGCTCGCGTTCGAGGCCCCGGAGATGCACCGCATCGTCGACCTCATGCGCGATCTGCGCGCCACCGACGCCCGTCGGCACACCCGCGAGGAGACGCCGTTCTTCTCCGGGCCGCGCGTGGGGGTGCGCGAGCTCGTCACGGCTCTTCCGTAG
- a CDS encoding FAD-dependent oxidoreductase, which produces MSNVAVVGAGISGLVAALRLQQAGARVTVFESGNRVGGKLRSETIGGDRLDVGAEAFVRRRPEVIDLATELGLADQLVEPAGRRPALFADGALRGGFGRTVMGVPGDADEVRIPLRWSPGADASIGALVRSRLGDEVVERSVDPMVAGVFAAHADDVSVRAALPALAARLDAGASSLGEAVRDVLGEPDESPVFGAFRGGYQQLLDALTEKLGDRIMLGAPVPEVRPGWSLRGSMFDAVVLAVPAPQVGRLVGLSLPELGAAVGTIPAASSALVTLRLPEGTELPDLSGVLVASREQVSAKALTLSGRKWDHLPDGTVRLSFGRLGVSRIVDDVDAGLVSAAREDLANVLGITVEPTAAHVQRWYEGIPVYLPGHRDTLAAIEAATPKGLALAGAYFDGVGVPACIARAEAAAQRVLADLS; this is translated from the coding sequence ATGAGCAACGTCGCCGTCGTAGGGGCGGGCATCTCGGGTCTGGTCGCCGCGCTGCGCCTGCAGCAGGCGGGCGCACGCGTCACCGTGTTCGAGTCCGGCAATCGGGTGGGCGGCAAGCTCCGGTCCGAGACCATCGGCGGGGATCGCCTCGACGTCGGCGCCGAGGCCTTCGTGCGCCGCCGTCCCGAGGTGATCGACCTCGCGACCGAGCTCGGGCTCGCCGATCAGCTCGTCGAGCCGGCGGGGCGCCGTCCCGCCCTGTTCGCCGACGGTGCCCTGCGCGGCGGCTTCGGCCGGACCGTCATGGGCGTCCCGGGCGACGCCGACGAGGTGCGGATTCCGCTGCGCTGGAGCCCGGGTGCCGATGCGTCGATCGGTGCGCTCGTCCGCTCGCGCCTCGGTGACGAGGTCGTCGAGCGGAGCGTCGACCCGATGGTCGCGGGCGTCTTCGCCGCGCACGCGGACGACGTCTCCGTGCGTGCCGCGCTGCCCGCCCTGGCCGCTCGCCTCGACGCGGGCGCCTCGTCGCTCGGCGAGGCCGTCCGGGACGTGCTCGGCGAGCCGGACGAGAGTCCCGTCTTCGGCGCTTTCCGCGGCGGCTACCAGCAGCTGCTCGACGCGCTCACCGAGAAGCTCGGCGACCGGATCATGCTCGGCGCGCCCGTGCCCGAGGTGCGCCCGGGATGGAGCCTGCGCGGCTCGATGTTCGACGCCGTGGTGCTCGCGGTGCCTGCACCTCAGGTGGGCCGCCTCGTCGGCCTGAGCCTCCCCGAGCTCGGTGCCGCAGTGGGCACGATCCCGGCGGCCAGCTCGGCGCTGGTGACCTTGCGGCTCCCCGAGGGCACCGAGCTGCCCGACCTGTCCGGGGTGCTCGTGGCGAGCCGCGAGCAGGTCAGCGCCAAGGCGCTCACGCTCTCCGGCCGCAAGTGGGACCACCTTCCCGACGGCACGGTGCGTCTGTCCTTCGGCCGCCTCGGTGTCAGCCGGATCGTCGACGACGTCGACGCGGGGCTGGTGTCGGCCGCCCGGGAGGACCTGGCGAACGTCCTCGGAATCACGGTCGAGCCGACCGCCGCGCACGTGCAGCGCTGGTACGAGGGCATTCCCGTCTACCTGCCGGGCCACCGCGACACCCTCGCGGCGATCGAGGCGGCCACCCCGAAGGGCCTGGCTCTCGCGGGCGCGTACTTCGACGGTGTCGGCGTGCCGGCGTGCATCGCCCGGGCGGAGGCCGCGGCGCAGCGCGTGCTCGCCGACCTGTCCTGA
- the hemE gene encoding uroporphyrinogen decarboxylase, producing the protein MSNEDRSTTAAATGYPLLDAVAGRTPERRPVWFMRQAGRSLPEYRKAREGIGMLQSCFRPDLVCEITLQPVRRHHTDAAILFSDIVVPLKAAGIDLDIVSGIGPVVEQPIRDAAAVAALPALDAAQVEPIAEAVRMLRRELPSGVALIGFSGAPFTLASYLVEGGPSRNHERTKALMYTQPDTWHTLLDALADIAITFLRVQADAGAQAFQLFDSWAGALSLADYRQYVQPHSARVFAALRESAPALPAFHFGVGTGELLGAMGEAGADVVGVDWRVPLDVAAGRVGAGKALQGNLDPATLMADRGTVETQVRRVVAEGDAAVAAGASGHVFNLGHGVLPSTDPDALTRVVDLVHAL; encoded by the coding sequence ATGAGTAACGAGGATCGATCGACGACGGCCGCGGCGACGGGGTACCCGCTGCTCGATGCGGTGGCGGGGCGCACGCCGGAACGCCGCCCCGTGTGGTTCATGCGGCAGGCCGGGCGGTCGCTGCCCGAGTACCGCAAGGCGCGCGAGGGGATCGGCATGCTGCAGTCGTGCTTCCGTCCCGACCTGGTGTGCGAGATCACCCTGCAGCCGGTGCGCAGGCACCACACCGATGCGGCGATCCTGTTCTCCGACATCGTGGTTCCCCTCAAGGCCGCCGGGATCGACCTGGACATCGTGAGCGGTATCGGCCCCGTCGTCGAGCAGCCGATCCGGGACGCCGCGGCGGTCGCCGCCCTCCCCGCACTCGACGCCGCGCAGGTGGAGCCGATCGCCGAGGCGGTGCGCATGCTGCGTCGCGAGCTGCCCTCGGGCGTCGCACTGATCGGCTTCTCCGGCGCGCCGTTCACCCTCGCGTCCTACCTCGTGGAGGGCGGGCCGAGCCGTAACCACGAGCGCACCAAGGCGCTGATGTACACCCAGCCCGACACCTGGCACACGCTCCTCGACGCGCTCGCCGACATCGCGATCACCTTCCTGCGCGTGCAGGCCGACGCCGGCGCGCAGGCCTTCCAACTGTTCGACTCCTGGGCCGGTGCGCTGTCCCTCGCGGACTACCGGCAGTACGTCCAACCGCACTCCGCGCGGGTCTTCGCCGCGCTGCGCGAGAGCGCCCCGGCGCTGCCCGCCTTCCACTTCGGGGTGGGCACCGGTGAGCTGCTCGGCGCCATGGGCGAGGCCGGTGCCGACGTGGTGGGCGTCGACTGGCGGGTACCCCTCGACGTGGCCGCCGGCCGCGTCGGCGCGGGGAAGGCGCTGCAGGGCAACCTGGATCCGGCGACGCTCATGGCCGACCGCGGCACCGTCGAGACGCAGGTGCGGCGCGTCGTCGCGGAGGGCGATGCGGCCGTCGCCGCGGGCGCGTCCGGGCACGTCTTCAACCTCGGTCACGGAGTGCTGCCCTCGACCGACCCCGACGCGCTGACCCGCGTCGTCGACCTGGTGCACGCGCTATGA
- a CDS encoding DUF3000 domain-containing protein → MSQPGTGDEAAGGAGARGAEPESFRAAVESLHRATVRPEIEIGSIRPPQRLAPYSYALGAEVRAPETDVVPEHSDGETFGRLILLHDPHGHEAWNGLMRLVAYVQSEVDESLASDPLLPEVAWSWLTDALADRGQEVTALGGTVTATASVRYGDIAGPPRAHQLELRASWTPLGEDLSGHVEAFCAVLETAAGLPPAGITRLGSA, encoded by the coding sequence GTGAGCCAACCAGGAACGGGTGACGAAGCGGCGGGCGGTGCGGGAGCGCGCGGCGCCGAGCCGGAGTCCTTCCGCGCGGCCGTCGAGTCCCTCCACAGGGCGACGGTCCGCCCCGAGATCGAGATCGGCAGTATCCGCCCGCCGCAGCGACTCGCCCCCTACAGCTACGCCCTGGGCGCGGAGGTCCGCGCTCCCGAGACCGACGTGGTGCCCGAGCACTCGGACGGCGAGACCTTCGGTCGCCTGATCCTGCTGCACGACCCGCACGGGCACGAGGCGTGGAACGGCCTGATGCGCCTGGTCGCGTACGTGCAGTCCGAGGTCGACGAGTCCCTGGCGTCCGACCCGCTGCTGCCCGAGGTCGCCTGGAGTTGGCTGACCGACGCGCTCGCCGACCGCGGCCAGGAGGTGACCGCGCTCGGCGGCACCGTGACCGCGACGGCGTCCGTGCGCTACGGCGACATCGCCGGCCCGCCGCGCGCCCACCAGCTGGAGCTGCGGGCGTCGTGGACGCCGCTGGGTGAGGATCTCTCCGGGCACGTGGAAGCGTTCTGCGCGGTGCTCGAGACCGCAGCCGGGCTGCCGCCGGCCGGGATCACCCGGCTCGGCTCGGCGTAG
- a CDS encoding HRDC domain-containing protein, with protein MGKASSEPVPGIPLTEPAEGVPEPLTTVAEFADCAAALRRGTGPVAVDTERASGFTYSSRAYLIQIKRTGSGLFLLDPIHEPEGLAPVIEAMRGVEWVLHAADQDLPCLRDDGFECDELFDTELAGRLLGAPRVNLAAMTSEYTGYALAKGHGAADWSTRPLPHEWLNYAALDVEVLVDLRDEAYERLEDAGKLAWALEEFEYERTRPDPAPKPDPWRRVSGLSTLRNRRQLARARELWLARDEMAEQRNVAPGRTLPDSAIVNAAAKNPTTEAELTALPVFGGPRMRRSAKRWLGAIHRANALPDASLPPLHGPRNGVPANNRWAKSNPEAAERLARVRAALAAISDEVAVPVENLLPTDAVRQLCWDGTAEGAAAVEDALAASGARNWQRRLTVTAVAAALASA; from the coding sequence GTGGGCAAGGCCTCGTCGGAGCCGGTCCCCGGTATTCCGCTCACCGAACCGGCTGAGGGCGTTCCCGAGCCGCTCACCACCGTGGCGGAGTTCGCGGACTGCGCTGCGGCGCTGCGCCGCGGCACCGGCCCCGTCGCCGTCGACACCGAGCGCGCATCGGGTTTCACCTACTCCTCCCGGGCCTACCTCATCCAGATCAAACGCACGGGCTCCGGTCTGTTCCTCCTCGACCCGATCCACGAACCGGAGGGCCTCGCGCCCGTGATCGAGGCCATGCGCGGGGTCGAGTGGGTGCTGCACGCCGCCGATCAGGACCTACCGTGCCTCCGGGACGACGGCTTCGAGTGCGACGAGCTGTTCGACACGGAGCTCGCCGGGCGTCTCCTGGGCGCACCGCGGGTCAATCTCGCCGCGATGACGTCCGAGTACACGGGCTACGCCCTGGCGAAGGGCCACGGCGCCGCCGATTGGAGTACCCGCCCGCTGCCGCACGAGTGGCTCAACTACGCGGCACTCGACGTCGAGGTGCTGGTGGACCTGCGCGACGAGGCGTACGAGCGGCTCGAGGACGCCGGGAAGCTGGCGTGGGCGCTCGAGGAGTTCGAGTACGAGCGCACCCGTCCGGACCCGGCACCCAAGCCTGACCCGTGGCGCCGTGTCTCCGGGCTGAGCACGCTGCGCAACCGCCGCCAGCTCGCCCGCGCCCGGGAGCTGTGGCTCGCGCGCGACGAGATGGCGGAACAGCGCAACGTCGCGCCCGGGCGGACGCTCCCGGACTCCGCGATCGTCAACGCCGCCGCCAAGAACCCGACCACCGAGGCCGAGCTCACGGCGCTGCCGGTGTTCGGAGGGCCGCGGATGCGCCGGTCCGCCAAGCGGTGGCTCGGCGCCATCCATCGCGCCAACGCACTTCCCGACGCGTCGCTACCGCCGCTCCACGGCCCGCGCAACGGGGTCCCCGCGAACAACCGCTGGGCTAAGTCGAACCCCGAGGCCGCCGAGCGGCTCGCGAGGGTCCGGGCGGCGCTGGCCGCGATCTCCGACGAGGTCGCGGTGCCGGTCGAGAACCTGTTGCCGACGGACGCCGTCCGGCAGTTGTGCTGGGACGGCACGGCCGAGGGTGCCGCGGCCGTCGAGGACGCGCTCGCCGCCTCGGGCGCGCGGAACTGGCAGCGCCGCCTGACGGTGACCGCCGTCGCGGCCGCGCTCGCGTCCGCCTGA